The Flavobacterium sp. 1 genome contains the following window.
TCTGTTGTTAGCGATAAAAAAAATAATCCCAAACATGTTGGACAATATGTTACGGACAACACCATGTATGTTGTAAAATCTCAAGATCCAGAAGACCCTACCAAAACCTTATATGTAGTTGCAGTGGCAGGTACTAATGCCATTTCAGATTTTGGATGGGTGGATGAGGATGCAAAAGTAGGAGTAATGGTAGATTGGAATGGTGTCCCAAAGGCTAAAATTTCTAAGGGTAGTTCAGATGGTTTGGGTATATTATTAAAAATGAAAGATAATAAAAACGATTTACTACAATTTTTTAGTACGCTCAACTTGAATGAAAATGTAGAAATAGCAACTTGTGGTCACAGTTTGGGTGGTGCATTGTCTCCGCTATTGGCTTTGAAATTGATTGAGATGAAAGAAATAAATACAATTAATAATCTTACTGTTTCTTGTTATCCTAGTGCAGGGCCTACCTCAGGAAATGCTGCATTGGCTAGATTTGCCGAAAAAAAATTGGCTAACAACTACCATTCTGTAATCAATAATTACGACATAGTTCCTCACGCATGGGAAGTAGCAATGCTTGATAAAATACCAACCATCTATAATAGTGATGCCTATGGAAGATTAGCATTGACAGGAAAGTCACTAGATCTTTTAAGATTCAAAGAAAGTCAAGTGAAATTAATTTTGGCCAACTATACTCGTATTTATGGAAGAACCACACACGAATATACTTTTGATGGAAAACCTAAAGGAGCAAGCGAAGCACCAATGAGTTTGAATATATCCGCTTTATCAGAAGGAAATGATCATTTTTTTTGTCAAGCATCTTATCAACATACAACAGTTTACAATCAGTCTAATGCCCTTGATTTCCCCAAGGAAGTGACTTTGGAAATACAAAAATACATACAACCGTAATTGATTTTGTTCAATGAAAGTTGAAAATTTATTTTGAACTTAAAATAAAAAACCACGAAATAACAGTTATGTTATTTCGTGGTTTTTTTTATTTCCAATAGAGGACAACACAAAATAACTGGGCTATTGAACGATTTTTTAACGAAGAAAAAGGGAGAAAGATCCAGACAAAACAAAGTTCATTTAACTCCAGCTCGGCGAAGTCTTCCGACTTCGCCACACATGGTGAGCAGGCAATACAACTCCGCAATCAAAATCCTTAGGAGAAGAAGAGCCCCACTATCAACAGCACTTAACAAAAAACAAACCTATACTTCCTGAAAAATCAAAGTAGAATTATGTCCGCCAAAGCCAAAAGCATTGCTCATTGCTGTTTGTATATTTTTTTGCAAAGGTTCATTCCTTACGATTTGAATATTTTCAGGAATTTCGGGATCAATATTTTCTATGTTGATGGTGGGCGGAATTGTATTTTCATTGATTGATTTTATAGCCAGAATAGCTTCAATTGCTCCTGCTGCTCCCAATAAATGTCCTGTCATCGATTTGCTGGAGCTTACCCACAAATTTTTCGAACCTTTAAACGTTTTGTTTACGGCTTTCAATTCGGCAATATCTCCAACAGGCGTCGAAGTCGCATGTAAATTCAAATAATCCAATTGCGATATATCCAGTTTTGCTTCTTCCAGAGCCAGCTGCATTGCTTTGGCAGCGCCTAAACCTTCAGGATGAGGTGATGTCATGTGATACGCATCTGCAGTCATTGAAGCGCCGGCTAATTCGGCATAAATTTTGGCTCCGCGTTTTTTGGCGTGTTCATACTCTTCCAAAATCAATGCTCCTGCTCCTTCCCCCATCACAAAACCATCACGGTCTTTATCAAAAGGACGACTGGCTGTGAGCGGATCGTTATTTCTGGCAGACATTGCTTTCATGGCACAAAAACCACCAACCGAAGCCGCAGTAATAGGCGCTTCTGAGCCACCGCTTACAAATATTTTGGCCTTGCCAAGACGGATGTAATTAAAGGCATCCATAATGGCAGTATTAGAAGTCGCACAGGCAGAAACCGTGGTGTAATTAATCCCCTGCAGACCAAATTTCATAGAAATCATTCCAGAAGCCATATTCACAATTAATCGGGGTACAAAAAACGGACTAAACCTTGGAACATAATTGCCCGTTACATAATTTTCAACTTCAGATTCAAAAGTTTCCATTCCGCCTTGCCCGACTCCCCAAATTACACCAATATCGAAAGGATCGATTTTAGAAATATCCAGTCCAGAATCTTCCAATGCCTGTGATGCACTGTACAACGCATATTGCGTAAACAAATCGCTGCGTTTTATTTCGTTTCGATCCAGATATTTTTGGGGTTCAAAATCCTTTATTTCAGCAGCAATTTGTGTACGGAATTTTGAAGCATCAAAACGGGTGATAATCCCCGTACTGCTTTTCCCTTCAAGACTGTTTTTCCAAAAAGATGCCACATCATTTCCCAACGGATTTATGGTTCCTAATCCTGTAATTACAACTCGTTTCATTTCATTATTTTTTTTGGAATTATAAAACTTACCATTTTTTCAACAAATGGCGAAATAATTAAGATGGCAGGAATCACTATTAAATATGCTACTAGCCAAGATTTTAGCCAAACGGCTAAATGTAAATGTGCCCAACCAAGGTTTATCGTTATCAATGTAAAGGAAATAATTCCCGTTGTGACGATTCCCATTATCAATGCAAATGCGATTTTCTCTTTCATGGATTCTATTTTTTAAAATATCTGAATATTATATTACGAAGTCATTTCCTGAACTCTTGTCTAGTTCATTAGTTGAAGTGCTTCTTCTGAAGAGGACAGGTACAAACGATACATATCTTCAGTTTGTCCAATTCTAATTTCAAATTCATTCTGTTCTAGTCCTGCAACAAACTGTTCCGCTGCTACAGCGGGTGAAATACCTGCACTTCCGCCTGAGATTAAAACGGTGTTATTTGTTGTTTTAATTTTTATTGTTTTTTTTTTAAATATACCAATCGGTATGTTTTTGATTAAATTTTTTTATTCTACTATTTCTTCATTAATAATTTTAACGACTCTGTTTAAAGCTAGGTATAAATTATCCGGTTTATTTGCCAATTTGGAAAGCAAAATACCGCCTTCAATTAGCATTATAAATGTATTAGCATAATCCTTTGGATTAATTTCTTTGTTAAACTCTTTTTTTTCAATGCCTAATTCAATAATTTTTGCCACTCTCTCAGCCCAATTCACAAACGAATGCTGTACTGTGGTTTTCATAAAAGGCATTGCATCATCCGCTTCTATCGCTGAATTTAGTAATGGGCATCCCCCTTTTTCAAAAATTGGAGACCAATTATTTCGATAAAAATCAGTAAATGCAATAAGTTGATTGTAAGCCTTATTCTCCGTTGCAATAGCCTCCCCCATTTTCTTTGATAATTCTCCTGAACTGTGCTTGAATACTGCAACAACAACCTCTTCTTTGTTTTTAAAATTCCCATATATACTTCCTTTTGTAAGTCCGGTTGCAGCTGTAATATCAGACAAAGATGTTCCAGCATATCCATTTTTATTAAAAAGGGAGGCTGTTTTTTCTATAATCAGTTGACGTGTTTGTTCTGCTTTTGACATTTTAAAAAGATAATATTATAAATTTATTGGACAAAGATATAAAATAATACCGAACGGTATATTTTTTTTATGAAAAAAAAATATACAACAATCGTACCATGACGATAATGATATCTGCTCAACAGATAAAATACCTCAGCTCTACGAAGTCTCCCGACTTCGTTACACACGCTTAGCAAGGAATACAATTCCACAATTCAATTCCACAATCAAAGTTCCTCACTCTAAAGAAGCGAAC
Protein-coding sequences here:
- a CDS encoding lipase, encoding MEDTKEMDVPQVANIPKKQQVIAVLSSLSNCNQNSYEISETALQEKATSRITTALKDSTLTDFIGKWELVWGPCLKNSVVSDKKNNPKHVGQYVTDNTMYVVKSQDPEDPTKTLYVVAVAGTNAISDFGWVDEDAKVGVMVDWNGVPKAKISKGSSDGLGILLKMKDNKNDLLQFFSTLNLNENVEIATCGHSLGGALSPLLALKLIEMKEINTINNLTVSCYPSAGPTSGNAALARFAEKKLANNYHSVINNYDIVPHAWEVAMLDKIPTIYNSDAYGRLALTGKSLDLLRFKESQVKLILANYTRIYGRTTHEYTFDGKPKGASEAPMSLNISALSEGNDHFFCQASYQHTTVYNQSNALDFPKEVTLEIQKYIQP
- a CDS encoding TetR/AcrR family transcriptional regulator — encoded protein: MSKAEQTRQLIIEKTASLFNKNGYAGTSLSDITAATGLTKGSIYGNFKNKEEVVVAVFKHSSGELSKKMGEAIATENKAYNQLIAFTDFYRNNWSPIFEKGGCPLLNSAIEADDAMPFMKTTVQHSFVNWAERVAKIIELGIEKKEFNKEINPKDYANTFIMLIEGGILLSKLANKPDNLYLALNRVVKIINEEIVE
- the fabF gene encoding beta-ketoacyl-ACP synthase II, coding for MKRVVITGLGTINPLGNDVASFWKNSLEGKSSTGIITRFDASKFRTQIAAEIKDFEPQKYLDRNEIKRSDLFTQYALYSASQALEDSGLDISKIDPFDIGVIWGVGQGGMETFESEVENYVTGNYVPRFSPFFVPRLIVNMASGMISMKFGLQGINYTTVSACATSNTAIMDAFNYIRLGKAKIFVSGGSEAPITAASVGGFCAMKAMSARNNDPLTASRPFDKDRDGFVMGEGAGALILEEYEHAKKRGAKIYAELAGASMTADAYHMTSPHPEGLGAAKAMQLALEEAKLDISQLDYLNLHATSTPVGDIAELKAVNKTFKGSKNLWVSSSKSMTGHLLGAAGAIEAILAIKSINENTIPPTINIENIDPEIPENIQIVRNEPLQKNIQTAMSNAFGFGGHNSTLIFQEV
- a CDS encoding DUF2798 domain-containing protein; the protein is MKEKIAFALIMGIVTTGIISFTLITINLGWAHLHLAVWLKSWLVAYLIVIPAILIISPFVEKMVSFIIPKKIMK